From the genome of Leptodactylus fuscus isolate aLepFus1 chromosome 1, aLepFus1.hap2, whole genome shotgun sequence, one region includes:
- the HAUS6 gene encoding HAUS augmin-like complex subunit 6, protein MMQGPPRSQPPWQKEHLWMSLQALGFEAGVEAATTGKTLAHVTFGVNMFDKPNKDAFYVVFHFLFAKLDNVRSKEVFRYCWPPLDKKKDAEFRKASCEWLKTISEEVGNGFPQVVASIFLSPGGPKFVQLLYHFVKYVMAQHIKRDVDYEYSYIPDSLQCRVQDPLKSLARNKVARGRYLQTLQRENFVVKEYQKKAQLLVKQIRDLRSEFASLQSQFRAMESTQSDNTNRDAKMENVRSMWRTIMHTLKAMDKEMEVVDSVVGGNVDQFSLDGSNVTLNIPSILVSRIEREMYMLQLENVYEAGKVNLITIIQLLNEALEIVKRENVHNSSKELQVDLQYISAKVKIETEVLQRLKHMRHKIKREDIVSINQSITEKEEDWEKKWRRILGKSPFSLFKGLKPVFELKSSLAPFSFDPATDDALRTSVFSQYPVCLPELSSNDSVKNKEPSDSFMNFMDASWFTPTGRKSLPFKNKLTASMRRLSLNESELRTPSPLEKESFMQRTPVSAMQRRSDSWKAPASSSLHDTPTPSKQDARSAARLQLAQQVADFMVNESPKSVSNRGMELDELIGMLSSDPFLSRKEIPRTPENLISDIRTSWRKAIQTDEFSGVSSPLEDPCVETPAEPESAHCSQMDMSMACFLSTSHLSEQNESPGTQLPTSTLKPSLEEAVPNSSTLYLPTNAMQQEKVNLLKECENSRIFSPFVVKDQTYIFESQSSGKIMDNTVLLSSLQLENASAQTTRSWNSSNLVDSSDSQEVIQFGILHETLPEGAGNISLNSTASLETPNKNVSQGEQHLHTRDNSSKKGMERKMDIDSIRTRYEALKRTFHTSLTDGENGQEQTPLKVVGKQKSESSLPKDSGNVFSPLDKDLSLECLITPSPKGRKLSLPQLISFSPAEDVDIGCSEELTDVFDSQGTGALNETFDFIQPASDVQKCTDEGVGQLIKL, encoded by the exons ATGATGCAGGGGCCCCCTCGCTCCCAGCCACCCTGGCAGAAGGAGCACTTATGGATGAGCCTGCAGGCCCTGGGCTTTGAGGCTGGGGTAGAGGCAGCCACTACTGGCAAAACCTTGGCCCATGTTACATTCGGAGT gAACATGTTTGACAAGCCCAATAAAGATGCCTTCTATGTTGTCTTCCACTTCTTGTTTGCTAAGCTGGATAATGTCCGCAGCAAGGAAGTATTCAG GTATTGCTGGCCTCCATTAGACAAGAAGAAAGATGCAGAGTTTAGGAAAGCCTCATGTGAATGGCTGAAGACGATTTCA GAAGAAGTTGGTAATGGTTTTCCTCAAGTTGTGGCATCAATATTTCTGTCCCCTGGTGGTCCCAAGTTTGTCCAACTCCTGTATCATTTTGTAAAATATGTTATGGCACAACATATCAAAAGAGATGTTGACT ATGAATACTCTTATATTCCAGATTCTCTGCAGTGTAGAGTTCAGGATCCCCTTAAGTCTCTGGCTCGGAATAAAGTGGCTCGTGGTAGATATTTACAGACATTGCAAAGGGAGAACTTTGTTGTCAAAGAATATCAGAAGAAAGCGCA GTTGCTTGTAAAACAGATACGGGACTTACGTTCTGAATTTGCATCACTGCAGTCCCAGTTCAG AGCAATGGAAAGTACTCAGTCTGATAACACCAATAGAGATGCCAAGATGGAAAAT gtTCGGTCTATGTGGCGTACCATTATGCACACTCTGAAAGCTATGGATAAAGAGATGGAAGTTGTTGATTCTGTTGTTGGAGGAAATGTAGATCAGTTCTCTTTGGATGGATCTAATGTTACCTTAAACATTCCTAGCATTCTGGTATCAAGAATCGAGCGAGAAATGTACATG TTGCAGTTGGAAAATGTGTATGAAGCTGGAAAAGTGAATCTTATAACAATTATTCAACTACTAAATGAAGCCTTAGAAATAGTTAAACGGGAAAATGTTCACAATAGTAGCAAAGAACTCCAAGTAGATCTACAGTATATCTCTGCAAAAGTGAAAATTGAAACTGAAGTTCTTCAAAGACTAAAGCACATGAG GCATAAAATAAAAAGGGAGGATATTGTATCCATAAACCAATCTATTACCGAAAAGGAGGAGGACTGGGAGAAAAAATGGAGGAGGATTTTAGGCAAGTCACCCTTCAGCCTCTTTAAAGGGTTGAAACCA GTTTTTGAGCTTAAGTCATCTCTGGCTCCCTTTTCATTTGATCCTGCAACTGATGATGCTTTAAGAACAAGTGTTTTTAGTCAATACCCTGTATGTCTCCCAG AGTTGTCAAGCAATGATTCTGTTAAGAACAAGGAGCCTAGTGATTCTTTCATGAACTTCATGGATGCTTCCTGGTTCACACCAACGGGAAG GAAATCTCTACCATTTAAAAACAAACTGACTGCCAGTATGCGTAGATTGTCCCTAAATGAAAGT GAGTTGCGCACACCTTCCCCTCTTGAAAAAGAGAGCTTTATGCAAAGAACACCAGTCTCTGCAATGCAAAGAAGGTCAGACTCTTGGAAAGCACCTGCAAGCAGCTCACTGCATGATACCCCAACACCAAGTAAACAGGATGCCAGGAGTGCTGCACGCCTGCAACTTGCACAACAG GTTGCAGATTTCATGGTTAACGAGTCGCCAAAGTCTGTTTCTAATCGCGGAATGGAGCTTGATGAGTTAATTGGCATGCTGTCTTCAGATCCTTTCTTATCTCGAAAGGAGATCCCCAGGACTCCTGAAAACCTGA TTTCAGATATCCGGACATCTTGGAGAAAAGCTATCCAGACTGATGAATTTTCCGGCGTGTCTAGTCCGTTGGAAGATCCATGTGTGGAGACCCCTGCTGAACCAGAATCTGCACACTGCAGTCAGATGGACATGAGCATGGCTTGCTTCTTATCTACCTCTCATTTGTCTGAGCAGAATGAATCGCCAGGCACACAACTTCCTACAAGCACTTTGAAGCCTTCACTTGAGGAGGCAGTTCCTAATAGCAGCACATTGTATTTACCAACAAATGCAATGCAACAAGAAAAGGTTAACCTCTTAAAGGAGTGTGAGAATTCAAGGATTTTCTCTCCATTTGTAGTAAAGGACCAAACTTATATATTTGAAAGCCAGTCATCTGGTAAAATAATGGACAACACAGTGCTTCTGTCTTCTCTTCAGCTGGAAAATGCCTCTGCTCAGACAACCCGGTCCTGGAATTCTTCAAACTTGGTAGATAGTTCAGACAGTCAAGAGGTCATCCAATTTGGTATACTACATGAAACTCTACCAGAAGGAGCTGGTAACATAAGTCTTAACAGTACAGCTAGTCTAGAGACTCCAAACAAGAATGTCTCACAAGGAGAACAACATTTACATACTAGAGACAACAGCTCGAAGAAGGGTATGGAGCGCAAAATGGACATTGACTCTATACGCACTCGATATGAAGCCCTTAAAAGGACTTTTCATACATCTTTAACAGACGGTGAGAATGGTCAAGAACAGACTCCTTTAAAGGTGGTTGGGAAACAAAAATCAGAATCTAGTTTGCCGAAAGACTCTGGGAATGTGTTCAGTCCTTTAGACAAAGATTTATCCTTGGAGTGTTTAATAACCCCATCACCAAAAGGTAGAAAGCTTTCTCTCCCGCAGCTAATCTCTTTTTCTCCCGCTGAAGATGTTGATATAGGATGCTCAGAAGAACTCACAGATGTGTTTGATTCTCAGG GTACTGGAGCTTTGAATGAGACCTTTGATTTCATACAGCCAGCATCAGATGTTCAGAAATGCACAGATGAAGGCGTGGGGCAGTTAATAAAGCTGTGA